GCCAGTCGACTCCCACTAAGTGTCCACCAAAAATTCCCACAGCGCTAAACATAAACGCTAACAGCGGCATGCTATAAAAACCCGCCCAAAAGCGCGGCGCAATAACACGTCTTAGCGGATCAACGGCCATCATTTCCATGCTAGTTAACTGCTCAGTGGCTTTCATTAACCCAATTTCAGCGGTTAACGCAGAGCCTGCACGGCCTGCAAAAAGCAAGGCGGTCACCACTGGGCCTAGTTCACGTAACAGTGACAAGGCGACCATAGGACCCAAGCTATTTTCTGCGCCATAACCTATGAGTATAGTATAGCCTTGCAGCGCTAAAACCATACCAATAAACAAACCACTAACGACAATAATCGCTAAAGACTGAACACCAACAACATATATTTGTCGAACAACCAAAGGAAAGGATTTTGAGATATTTGGTAATGCAAACAAGGCAAAAAACAGCATTACCCCAGCTCTTCCCATGGTTGTGACTTGCTGAATGACACCACGCCCTATTTGAGTTATCACTTGAGCTATCACAGCAAAACCTCTTTCAATTGTTGCTTAAACGGCTGTGCTTGAAAATGAAATGGCACAGGTCCATCAGCTTCACCTGCCATAAACTGATGAACTAAAGGCGACTGATGTGCACGTAACTGCTCTGGCGAGCCATAACCAATAATTTGTTTATTGGCAATAATATAAGCGAAATCAGCAATGGCCATCACTTCATGTAAGTCATGTGACACTATGATTGAGGTTAAGCCAAGCGCATCATTCAATGAACGGATGAGTTTTAACAAAACCCCCATAGAGATAGGGTCTTGGCCAACAAACGGCTCATCATACATAATCAATTGTGGATCAAGTGCGATAGCTCTAGCTAAAGCTGCTCGGCGCGCCATTCCACCCGACAACTCATTTGGCATTAAAGACGCTGCGCCACGTAAACCAACCGCATCTAACTTCATTAACAC
This genomic window from Saccharobesus litoralis contains:
- the mlaE gene encoding lipid asymmetry maintenance ABC transporter permease subunit MlaE, with product MAQVITQIGRGVIQQVTTMGRAGVMLFFALFALPNISKSFPLVVRQIYVVGVQSLAIIVVSGLFIGMVLALQGYTILIGYGAENSLGPMVALSLLRELGPVVTALLFAGRAGSALTAEIGLMKATEQLTSMEMMAVDPLRRVIAPRFWAGFYSMPLLAFMFSAVGIFGGHLVGVDWLGVDEGAYWAVMQASVDFSDDVMNGFIKSVVFAFVVTWIAIFRGYDCIPTSEGISKATTQTVVHSSLAVLGLDFVLTVLMFGE
- the mlaF gene encoding phospholipid ABC transporter ATP-binding protein MlaF, translated to MDPKNFVQIEDLTFSRDDRIIYENISLTIPKGKVVAVMGPSGIGKTTLLRLIGGQLRPDSGNILFDGKNIPNLSRSGLYDIRKQMSMLFQSGALFTEMTVFENVAFPIREHTKLPEDIIRSMVLMKLDAVGLRGAASLMPNELSGGMARRAALARAIALDPQLIMYDEPFVGQDPISMGVLLKLIRSLNDALGLTSIIVSHDLHEVMAIADFAYIIANKQIIGYGSPEQLRAHQSPLVHQFMAGEADGPVPFHFQAQPFKQQLKEVLL